The Episyrphus balteatus chromosome 4, idEpiBalt1.1, whole genome shotgun sequence genome includes a window with the following:
- the LOC129919787 gene encoding 39S ribosomal protein L2, mitochondrial: MNNLARLFTQSLRISNKTILGSSIQYRQKTKYVEKPKPGGGKSFRRIVHFTDEYTVEPLKISHLAGRDPETGRMVAKGIGGGIKQKYHWVKWVRDGPLEGPPQLERVVDVINDGCRTSKIALVAFGDELKYILATENMKPGDIIKTSKFIPRIPVRPNEGDAFPLGALPTGTRIHCLEKNPGQPCHLIHAAGTFGTILRKFDDRVVVQLPSKREYAFDKTCMATVGRVSNIEHNKEHVGSAQKMREMGNRPRSGLWQRKGGRHGRKIRKLPPMSIIKPPPVAPEETIKFTLNL; this comes from the exons atgaacAATTTAGCTCGTTTATTTACTCAAAGTCTACGAATTTCCAATAAAACTATTCTCGGATCATCAATTCAATATCGTCAAAAGACCAAATATGTTGAAAAACCAAAACCAGGCGGTGGAAAGTCATTCCGCCGAATTGTCCACTTCACCGACGAGTACACAGTTGAACCTTTAAAAATCAGCCATTTAGCCGGTCGAGATCCAGAGACTGGACGTATGGTAGCTAAAGGTATTGGCGGaggtattaaacaaaaatatcactGGGTTAAATGGGTTCGAGATGGACCACTCGAAGGTCCACCTCAATTAGAAAGAGTTGTCGATGTTATTAATGATGGATGTAGGACGTCGAAGATAGCACTGGTTGCATTTGGTGACGAATTGAAATATATATTGGCAACAGAGAATATGAAACCAGGAGATATAATTAAAACTTCAAAGTTTATTCCCAGAATTCCAG ttcGTCCAAATGAAGGAGATGCTTTTCCACTTGGTGCTTTACCCACAGGAACGAGAATTCATTGCCTGGAGAAGAATCCCGGTCAGCCTTGTCATTTAATTCATGCTGCAGGAACATTTGGAACGATTTTGAGAAAGTTCGACGATCGAGTTGTAGTGCAATTGCCTTCTAAAAGGGAATATGCATTTGACAAAACCTGCATGGCAACTGTTG gTCGGGTTTCGAATATTGAGCATAATAAAGAGCATGTGGGCAGTGCTCAGAAAATGAGAGAAATGGGCAACCGTCCTCGATCTGGGTTGTGGCAACGTAAGGGTGGCAGACATGGTcgcaaaattagaaaattacccCCTATGTCGATAATCAAGCCACCTCCAGTAGCACCAGAAGAAACGATTAAATTCACTCTTAATTTATAA